Proteins encoded in a region of the Pseudomonadales bacterium genome:
- a CDS encoding uroporphyrinogen-III synthase translates to MMPEVLSLAGLSVAVTRPLGQGDALVQRLQSAGAQAVSIPLLAIAPLTDEAAKQRVADCLQQLARVDVAIFVSRNAAEQLLAALAAHGIAWPEHIASIAVGSPTAQFLREHGIAAISPARMDSEGMLAMPALQTAQGKHCVIFRGCGGREKTAQTLRERGASVDYCELYQRVLPDGAAAAWAAWINEDTAQKLACINSVETLQHLLQIDHHAAARANLALVVPGTRVTERAQHEGFAQLCTAVNATDDCIFQTITHWYSL, encoded by the coding sequence ATGATGCCTGAGGTATTGTCGTTGGCGGGTTTGTCCGTCGCGGTAACGCGTCCGCTCGGGCAGGGCGATGCGCTCGTGCAGCGCTTGCAAAGCGCAGGCGCGCAGGCGGTTTCCATTCCGCTACTCGCTATTGCGCCATTGACGGACGAAGCCGCTAAACAGCGCGTTGCCGATTGTTTGCAGCAGTTGGCGCGTGTGGATGTCGCCATCTTTGTCAGCCGCAATGCCGCAGAACAATTACTGGCAGCGTTGGCTGCACACGGCATCGCTTGGCCAGAACACATCGCCAGCATTGCTGTGGGCAGCCCCACTGCACAGTTTTTGCGTGAACACGGTATCGCCGCCATCAGTCCCGCACGCATGGACAGCGAGGGCATGCTGGCTATGCCCGCTTTGCAAACAGCGCAGGGAAAACATTGCGTAATTTTTCGTGGTTGTGGTGGGCGAGAAAAAACGGCGCAGACTTTACGCGAGCGCGGCGCGAGCGTGGATTACTGCGAGCTGTACCAGCGTGTGTTGCCCGATGGTGCAGCGGCAGCGTGGGCGGCGTGGATCAATGAAGATACCGCGCAAAAACTTGCGTGCATCAACAGCGTGGAAACGCTGCAACATTTGCTGCAGATCGATCATCATGCAGCAGCGCGTGCTAACCTCGCGTTAGTTGTTCCGGGTACGCGCGTCACCGAGCGTGCGCAGCACGAAGGTTTTGCGCAACTTTGTACGGCAGTGAACGCAACTGACGACTGTATTTTTCAAACGATTACACATTGGTATTCATTATGA
- the hemC gene encoding hydroxymethylbilane synthase, giving the protein MNTTAPRLRIATRQSPLALWQAEFVKRELERHHPNIVVELLKFTTRGDRILDTPLAKIGGKGLFVKELEQALLAGEADIAVHSMKDVPMAFPEGLELGVICPRETPFDAFVSTRYDSFAALPQGAVVGTSSLRRQCQLRRLRPDFDIRDLRGNVGTRLAKLDAGEYDAIILAAAGLKRLGLADRIREVLAPEVSLPAGGQGAVGIELRSNDSTIAALIAPLACASTADRVIAERALNRHLQGGCQVPIACYAIEEGESLWLRGLVGSVDGSEMLSAEARAPRHEAEALGVRVAEQLLAQGADRILQAVYHAGNQAGDDA; this is encoded by the coding sequence GTGAATACCACTGCACCGCGCTTGCGCATCGCCACTCGCCAAAGCCCGCTCGCCCTGTGGCAGGCGGAATTCGTGAAGCGCGAATTGGAGCGTCATCATCCGAATATCGTCGTCGAATTGCTGAAGTTCACTACACGCGGCGATCGCATTCTCGACACACCACTCGCCAAAATCGGTGGCAAAGGGCTGTTCGTCAAAGAATTGGAGCAGGCGCTGTTGGCGGGCGAGGCGGATATCGCCGTGCACTCCATGAAAGATGTGCCGATGGCGTTTCCAGAAGGGCTGGAGCTGGGCGTGATCTGCCCGCGCGAAACGCCGTTTGATGCGTTTGTCAGCACGCGCTACGACAGCTTCGCCGCGCTGCCGCAGGGCGCGGTGGTAGGTACTTCTAGCTTGCGCCGCCAATGCCAGTTGCGCCGCCTGCGACCGGATTTTGATATCCGCGATCTGCGCGGCAATGTCGGTACGCGCTTAGCGAAGCTGGATGCCGGTGAGTACGACGCCATCATTCTCGCTGCTGCGGGTTTGAAGCGCTTGGGTCTAGCTGATCGCATTCGCGAAGTGCTGGCGCCAGAAGTGAGTTTGCCCGCTGGTGGGCAGGGTGCGGTGGGTATAGAGCTGCGCAGCAATGACAGCACAATCGCCGCCTTGATCGCGCCGCTGGCTTGCGCGAGTACCGCCGACCGCGTGATCGCGGAGCGCGCCTTGAACCGCCATTTACAGGGCGGCTGCCAAGTGCCAATCGCTTGTTATGCCATCGAAGAAGGCGAATCGTTGTGGCTGCGCGGGCTGGTGGGCAGTGTCGATGGCAGTGAAATGCTGAGTGCCGAAGCGCGCGCGCCGCGCCATGAAGCAGAAGCTCTGGGTGTGCGCGTGGCGGAACAACTGTTGGCGCAGGGTGCGGATCGTATTTTGCAGGCGGTCTACCACGCCGGTAATCAGGCGGGCGATGATGCCTGA
- a CDS encoding SGNH/GDSL hydrolase family protein encodes MLMIAERGAAPYNHCTIPSHEKHNKMFVRRHAFALYCTLLLLSAVLLAEFVLLPRLFGMPRDLLLLGFNAKPNEVIDGQRINTMGFTGDVISQQKSSNTVRVLILGSSTMFNRHMAEQMKAALQKSLPNKNIELLDAGIRSHTTRADVIKLQYLKHYAWDFVLIYNGINDLWANHVRPQDFYADYRHTDPWHRRSFLLDHSLIARHIYNNSYTYIRVLNTKMSEAFFPIYQFVFPKKPYINAADFASQNSFSDNINTLIDISQQIGAKPVLLTFAYHLPANYSRQAFLNQQLDYRNPDNYDSRDVYNWGPPTYVREGLDKENTALREIAAQRKIALIDIDQQMSNHGAWFGDVCHFNNEGVAQFTARVAQHLAAQAAPATATTAEQSAANPSQ; translated from the coding sequence ATGCTCATGATAGCAGAGCGCGGCGCAGCTCCTTACAATCACTGCACGATTCCATCGCACGAAAAACACAACAAGATGTTTGTCCGCCGCCACGCTTTCGCTCTGTATTGCACACTGCTGCTGTTATCAGCCGTTTTATTGGCGGAATTTGTTTTGCTGCCACGATTATTCGGCATGCCGCGTGACTTATTACTGTTGGGTTTTAACGCAAAACCCAACGAAGTGATTGACGGGCAACGCATCAATACCATGGGTTTTACCGGCGATGTGATCAGCCAACAAAAATCATCCAATACCGTGCGCGTATTAATTCTCGGCTCCTCCACGATGTTCAATCGCCACATGGCTGAACAAATGAAAGCCGCGCTACAAAAATCTTTACCCAATAAAAATATTGAATTATTGGATGCCGGTATTCGCTCACACACGACGCGCGCCGATGTCATCAAACTACAATATCTCAAACACTACGCTTGGGATTTCGTCCTAATTTACAACGGCATCAATGATTTGTGGGCCAACCATGTGCGACCGCAAGATTTTTATGCCGATTACCGCCACACCGATCCTTGGCATCGCAGAAGTTTTTTACTCGATCACAGTTTGATTGCGCGCCATATTTACAACAACAGCTACACATACATTCGTGTACTCAATACAAAAATGAGCGAAGCTTTTTTTCCTATCTATCAATTTGTGTTTCCAAAAAAACCGTACATCAATGCCGCCGACTTTGCATCACAAAACAGTTTTAGCGACAACATCAACACCCTTATCGATATCAGCCAACAGATCGGCGCAAAACCTGTGTTGCTCACTTTCGCCTACCACTTACCTGCAAATTATTCGCGGCAAGCGTTTTTGAATCAGCAATTGGATTACCGCAACCCCGACAACTACGACAGCCGCGATGTCTACAACTGGGGGCCGCCTACTTATGTGCGCGAAGGTTTGGACAAAGAAAATACTGCGCTGCGTGAGATTGCTGCACAGCGCAAAATTGCTTTAATCGATATCGACCAACAAATGAGCAATCACGGCGCGTGGTTTGGCGATGTCTGTCACTTCAATAATGAAGGCGTAGCGCAATTTACTGCGCGCGTTGCGCAACATCTAGCGGCGCAGGCTGCGCCAGCTACGGCAACAACAGCGGAACAATCTGCTGCAAATCCGTCACAATAA
- a CDS encoding HAD family hydrolase, with the protein MNNRAIRLITFDLDHTLWNPDDALVRAEAASYQFLCEQLPAFAQIFSAQGFFDLRVQAREHYPALRFRVSELRRVTTRDALLQAGATAQRADELSNQAFDIFWALRQQVAIFDEAPALLQTLIQHFTLGAISNGNASLRAIGLDHFFAFHFAADDFPQGKPAPDMFLAALARENLAPQQVLHIGDHPVDDIQGAQAVGMQTLWVNLDRKTWPEQVRQPDFIVTDLQQIVPLLLP; encoded by the coding sequence ATGAATAATCGCGCTATTCGTTTAATTACTTTCGATTTGGATCACACGCTGTGGAATCCTGATGATGCTTTGGTGCGTGCCGAAGCAGCAAGTTATCAATTTCTGTGCGAACAGTTGCCGGCGTTTGCACAAATATTTTCTGCGCAAGGTTTTTTTGATCTGCGCGTACAGGCGCGCGAACATTATCCCGCGTTGCGTTTTCGCGTGAGTGAGCTGCGTCGTGTGACAACGCGCGATGCGTTATTACAGGCTGGCGCAACAGCACAACGGGCAGATGAATTATCCAATCAAGCCTTCGATATTTTTTGGGCGCTGCGTCAACAAGTAGCGATCTTTGATGAAGCGCCCGCGCTGCTACAAACGCTGATTCAGCATTTCACTTTAGGCGCAATTAGCAATGGCAATGCCAGTTTGCGCGCCATCGGCCTCGATCATTTCTTCGCTTTTCATTTTGCGGCGGACGATTTTCCACAGGGAAAACCCGCGCCCGATATGTTTCTCGCTGCATTAGCGCGTGAAAACCTTGCGCCGCAACAAGTGCTGCATATTGGCGATCACCCTGTAGACGACATACAAGGCGCGCAAGCGGTGGGTATGCAAACACTGTGGGTCAATCTGGATAGGAAAACTTGGCCAGAGCAAGTGCGGCAGCCGGATTTTATTGTGACGGATTTGCAGCAGATTGTTCCGCTGTTGTTGCCGTAG
- the xerC gene encoding tyrosine recombinase XerC, with the protein MQAQFDRYLQYLASERRLSPHTVSAYQRDLVLLAQHAQQNALSDWAQWREFHVRQLVAALHHKGLSGRSLQRLLSAWRQFFAWLGRQHLVDSNPVAAVRAPKSAKKLPKALDVDQMNRLLAIDDDNWIARRDHAMFELFYSSGLRLSELAGLDLNAIDLAEGLVRVTGKGGKVRVLPVGRMAIKTLQQWLRVRGEKIAEGATEYALFINQKGLRLGVRAIQLRLKHYSVKQGLDEPAHPHMLRHAFASHMLESSGDLRAVQELLGHASISTTQIYTHLDFQHLANVYDAAHPRAHKRAPKAGDE; encoded by the coding sequence ATGCAGGCGCAGTTCGATCGCTACCTGCAATACCTCGCCAGCGAGCGCAGGTTGTCGCCGCACACCGTGTCGGCGTATCAACGCGATTTGGTTTTGCTCGCGCAACACGCACAACAAAATGCGCTGAGTGATTGGGCGCAGTGGCGCGAATTTCATGTGCGGCAGTTGGTGGCGGCGCTGCATCACAAAGGTTTGTCGGGGCGTAGCTTGCAACGCTTGCTTTCAGCGTGGCGACAATTTTTTGCGTGGCTGGGTCGGCAACATTTGGTTGATAGCAATCCTGTCGCGGCAGTACGCGCACCGAAAAGCGCCAAGAAATTGCCGAAAGCTTTAGATGTCGATCAAATGAATCGCTTGCTGGCGATTGATGACGACAACTGGATAGCGCGCCGCGATCACGCCATGTTCGAATTGTTTTACTCCTCTGGTTTGCGTTTGTCGGAATTGGCGGGATTGGATTTGAACGCAATCGATTTAGCCGAGGGTTTGGTGCGCGTTACGGGTAAAGGCGGCAAAGTGCGCGTGTTGCCGGTTGGGCGCATGGCGATCAAAACACTGCAACAGTGGTTGCGTGTGCGCGGCGAAAAAATTGCCGAAGGCGCGACGGAATATGCACTGTTTATCAATCAAAAAGGTTTGCGTTTGGGTGTGCGCGCTATTCAATTGCGCTTAAAACATTACAGCGTGAAACAGGGTTTGGATGAGCCGGCGCATCCGCACATGTTGCGCCACGCGTTTGCCAGCCATATGTTGGAATCCAGTGGCGATTTGCGCGCAGTGCAAGAATTGTTGGGTCACGCCAGTATTTCCACGACGCAAATTTATACGCATTTGGATTTTCAACATTTGGCCAATGTCTACGATGCCGCGCATCCGCGTGCACACAAACGCGCACCGAAAGCTGGCGATGAATAA
- a CDS encoding DUF484 family protein, which produces MEERALNPDRVADYLRQHPDFFIEYESLLSELALPHHTGEHAISLVERQVSVLRARNRDVRQRLGRLLDIARDNERLFQKTQRLVLALLEQRDVQGVVDAVEASLRDDYQVDVCRLLLLQGDALQEAQQQINALLMARQPVCGHLRPEETAFLFAQASQPVQSAAVVSIARPHAAAGENLLAVLAIGSFDPEHYRSGMGTMFLTYIADVVSRTLVRCETTA; this is translated from the coding sequence ATGGAGGAACGGGCTTTGAATCCTGATCGCGTCGCCGACTATTTACGCCAACATCCAGATTTCTTTATCGAATATGAAAGCCTGCTTTCGGAGTTGGCGCTGCCACACCACACCGGTGAACACGCGATTTCGCTGGTGGAGCGTCAGGTGAGTGTGCTGCGTGCACGCAACCGCGATGTGCGCCAGCGTTTAGGACGCTTGTTGGATATCGCACGCGATAACGAACGCCTGTTCCAGAAAACACAGCGTTTGGTACTCGCTCTGCTGGAGCAGCGCGATGTGCAAGGTGTGGTCGATGCGGTGGAAGCCAGCTTGCGCGACGACTATCAAGTGGATGTCTGCCGCTTACTGTTGCTGCAAGGCGATGCCTTGCAAGAAGCGCAGCAGCAGATCAATGCCTTGTTGATGGCGCGTCAGCCGGTTTGCGGGCATTTGCGCCCAGAAGAAACCGCATTTTTGTTTGCGCAGGCATCACAGCCAGTGCAGTCGGCGGCAGTGGTTAGCATTGCGCGACCTCATGCGGCTGCAGGTGAAAATTTGCTGGCTGTGCTGGCCATTGGTAGCTTTGATCCCGAGCATTATCGCAGCGGCATGGGCACGATGTTTCTGACTTATATCGCCGATGTGGTATCGCGCACGCTAGTGCGTTGCGAAACTACTGCGTAG
- the dksA gene encoding RNA polymerase-binding protein DksA, which translates to MNDEQKAHFRQLLLDWKAELMQEVDRTVTHMKDGAANFPDPADRATQEEEFSLELRTRDRERKLIKKIDSTIELIEQDDYGYCEQCGIEIGVRRLEARPTATLCIDCKTLSEIKEKQTGV; encoded by the coding sequence ATGAACGATGAGCAAAAAGCACACTTCCGCCAATTGCTGCTCGACTGGAAAGCAGAGTTGATGCAGGAAGTGGACAGAACTGTGACGCACATGAAAGATGGCGCTGCCAACTTTCCCGACCCCGCTGACCGCGCCACGCAAGAAGAGGAATTCAGCCTCGAACTGCGCACCCGCGACCGTGAGCGCAAGTTGATCAAAAAAATCGACAGCACCATCGAGCTGATCGAACAGGACGACTACGGCTACTGCGAACAGTGCGGCATCGAGATCGGCGTGCGCCGTTTGGAAGCGCGCCCGACTGCCACCCTGTGCATCGATTGCAAAACCCTCTCTGAAATCAAGGAAAAACAGACAGGCGTGTGA
- the gluQRS gene encoding tRNA glutamyl-Q(34) synthetase GluQRS: MSTRSLTGRFAPSPSGSLHAGSLLAAVASFVDARARNGRWLVRMEDIDPPREMAGADHLILQTLEQHALYWDGEVLYQSTRAARYREVLADLQARQLAYRCACARARLAGLNHVYDGHCHLYPPPDEQACALRLQLPNKTVHFDDRILGAQSQHLAEAGDCIIHRKDGLFAYQLAVVVDDIEQGVTDIVRGSDILPATGIQIHLTKLLGGIPSRYAHVPVLLGADGQKLSKQNRAPALDNTRASANLHLALTQLGQTPPAELAHESPATILKWAITHWGMAKIKNGL, from the coding sequence GTGAGCACCCGCTCATTGACGGGGCGTTTCGCTCCGTCGCCTTCTGGTTCACTACACGCAGGTTCTCTGTTAGCGGCTGTCGCCAGCTTTGTCGATGCGCGTGCGCGCAATGGGCGCTGGCTGGTGCGCATGGAGGATATCGACCCGCCGCGTGAAATGGCGGGAGCCGACCACCTCATCCTGCAAACCCTCGAGCAACACGCGCTGTATTGGGATGGCGAAGTGCTGTACCAATCCACCCGCGCCGCGCGCTACCGCGAGGTGCTGGCGGATCTACAAGCGCGTCAGCTCGCCTACCGCTGCGCCTGCGCACGCGCGCGCTTGGCAGGGTTGAACCATGTTTACGATGGCCACTGCCACCTGTACCCACCGCCTGACGAGCAAGCCTGCGCCCTGCGCTTGCAACTGCCAAACAAAACAGTTCACTTTGATGACCGCATCTTGGGTGCGCAAAGCCAGCACTTGGCAGAGGCAGGCGACTGCATCATCCATCGCAAAGACGGTTTGTTCGCCTACCAACTTGCCGTGGTGGTGGACGACATCGAGCAGGGCGTCACCGACATCGTGCGCGGCAGCGACATCCTGCCCGCCACCGGCATTCAAATACATCTCACGAAATTGTTGGGTGGAATCCCGTCGCGCTACGCCCATGTGCCCGTGTTGTTAGGTGCCGATGGGCAAAAACTCAGCAAGCAAAATCGCGCTCCCGCGCTGGATAACACCCGCGCTTCTGCCAATCTCCACCTTGCGCTCACGCAGCTAGGGCAAACCCCGCCAGCAGAGCTAGCGCACGAATCACCAGCCACGATATTGAAGTGGGCGATTACTCACTGGGGTATGGCGAAGATAAAAAACGGGCTTTGA
- the dapF gene encoding diaminopimelate epimerase, translated as MLLKFSKMHGLGNDFVVFDFISQRGYLSSEQVRFIADRRFGIGCDQVLIVEAPEQPDVDFRYRIFNADGSEVEQCGNGARCFARFVREQRLTNKRRIRVQTLSGIIELNVLADESVQVNMGAPIFAPAQIPFEAPVEASADSLEINGKTVEISAVSMGNPHAVLRVDNVDTAEVASLGAAIERHPRFPRRVNVGFMEVVDAHRIRLRVFERGSGETLACGTGACAAAVAGIRRGWLQSPVQVALPGGELNIEWQGANQPVLMTGPATTVFRGQVRL; from the coding sequence ATGTTGCTCAAATTCAGCAAAATGCACGGACTCGGCAACGATTTTGTCGTGTTCGATTTCATCTCTCAGCGCGGCTACCTCTCGTCGGAACAGGTGCGCTTTATCGCGGATCGCCGTTTTGGTATCGGCTGCGATCAAGTGTTGATCGTGGAAGCGCCGGAGCAGCCGGATGTCGATTTCCGCTACCGCATCTTCAACGCCGATGGCAGCGAGGTGGAGCAGTGCGGCAACGGCGCGCGCTGTTTTGCGCGCTTTGTGCGTGAGCAAAGACTCACCAACAAACGCCGTATCCGTGTGCAAACACTTTCTGGCATCATCGAACTGAATGTCTTGGCGGATGAAAGCGTGCAGGTGAACATGGGCGCGCCTATCTTTGCGCCCGCACAAATTCCCTTTGAAGCACCTGTCGAAGCAAGCGCCGACTCACTGGAAATCAACGGTAAAACCGTGGAGATCAGCGCCGTTTCCATGGGCAACCCCCACGCCGTGCTGCGCGTGGACAATGTCGATACCGCCGAGGTCGCCAGTTTAGGTGCGGCTATCGAACGCCACCCGCGCTTTCCACGGCGCGTCAATGTCGGCTTTATGGAAGTGGTTGATGCCCATCGCATCCGCCTGCGCGTGTTCGAGCGCGGCAGCGGCGAAACGCTGGCTTGCGGCACTGGCGCTTGCGCGGCAGCGGTGGCTGGCATCCGGCGCGGTTGGTTGCAAAGCCCCGTGCAGGTCGCGCTCCCTGGCGGTGAGCTAAACATTGAATGGCAAGGCGCAAATCAGCCAGTGCTGATGACGGGGCCTGCCACTACCGTGTTTCGCGGACAGGTTAGGCTTTAA
- the yihA gene encoding ribosome biogenesis GTP-binding protein YihA/YsxC — MTVISPTDFRRARFLTSAAKLSQCPPDTGAEVAFAGRSNAGKSSCINVLTDNRQLARASKTPGRTRLINFFALDEAAAQRLVDLPGYGYAKVSQEMKEEWQQHLENYLRERETLRGLVLLMDVRHPLKDFDCNMLDWAESAALPVHCVLTKADKLNRGPAQQVLLQVRKQLSTRSVPVSVQLFSAPSKQGVGELAAALGQWLAV; from the coding sequence ATGACAGTCATTAGCCCCACCGATTTTCGCCGCGCACGCTTTCTTACCAGTGCCGCCAAGCTCTCGCAATGCCCGCCGGATACTGGTGCGGAGGTTGCGTTCGCCGGTCGCTCGAACGCAGGCAAGTCCAGTTGCATCAATGTGCTGACTGACAACCGCCAGTTGGCGCGCGCCAGTAAAACGCCGGGGCGCACGCGCTTGATCAACTTTTTCGCGCTGGATGAAGCGGCAGCACAGCGCTTGGTGGATCTGCCGGGCTACGGCTACGCCAAAGTCTCGCAAGAGATGAAGGAGGAGTGGCAGCAGCATCTGGAAAATTACCTGCGCGAGCGCGAGACCCTGCGCGGTTTGGTATTGCTGATGGATGTTCGCCACCCGCTGAAAGACTTTGACTGCAATATGCTCGATTGGGCAGAGAGTGCCGCGCTGCCCGTGCATTGCGTACTGACCAAGGCGGACAAGCTCAATCGCGGTCCCGCGCAGCAAGTGTTGCTGCAAGTGCGTAAGCAGTTGAGCACACGCAGCGTGCCAGTCAGCGTGCAGTTGTTTTCCGCGCCTTCAAAGCAGGGTGTAGGCGAGCTCGCCGCCGCGCTGGGGCAATGGCTCGCGGTATGA
- a CDS encoding c-type cytochrome: MKSLIGKSVLVLGLMMAAPVMAGDAAAGKALTEACAACHGADGNSVMGTFPKLAGQSEKYLLKQLQDIKSGERKVPEMTGQLDKLTDTNLADIAAFYAQNTMSLSGSKDDKEMLALGAKIYRAGNKEVGIPACIGCHSPTGVGNAPAGFPRVGGQHADYIAKQLRDFRAGSEYTDKGRHNDGDIKIMRASVARMSDKEIDAVANYIAGLH, translated from the coding sequence ATGAAATCGCTGATTGGAAAAAGTGTTCTTGTGCTCGGCTTGATGATGGCCGCCCCCGTGATGGCAGGTGATGCTGCTGCCGGCAAAGCATTAACAGAGGCCTGCGCTGCCTGTCACGGCGCCGACGGCAATAGCGTAATGGGGACTTTTCCTAAACTCGCTGGACAAAGCGAAAAATATTTGCTGAAGCAATTGCAAGACATTAAAAGTGGCGAGCGCAAAGTGCCAGAAATGACGGGCCAACTCGACAAACTAACTGACACCAATCTGGCTGATATTGCCGCTTTTTACGCACAGAACACTATGTCATTGTCCGGCTCAAAAGATGACAAAGAAATGTTGGCGCTGGGTGCAAAAATTTATCGCGCCGGCAACAAAGAAGTGGGCATTCCCGCTTGTATCGGCTGCCACTCGCCTACTGGTGTTGGCAATGCGCCTGCCGGTTTCCCGCGCGTGGGTGGCCAACACGCGGATTACATCGCCAAACAATTGCGTGATTTTCGCGCCGGTTCTGAATACACCGACAAAGGTCGTCACAATGACGGTGACATCAAAATTATGCGCGCCAGTGTGGCTCGCATGAGCGACAAAGAAATTGATGCCGTCGCCAACTACATTGCCGGCTTGCATTAA
- a CDS encoding thiol:disulfide interchange protein DsbA/DsbL, whose protein sequence is MKRILATLLLLSAPLLSLSAQAQATAEKYTAGKDYQVISVPVHTANPDKIEVNEVFWYGCPHCYTFEAALEPWAKKLASDVDYQRTPAIWRPAMEIHARAYYAAKQLGNLDAMHSIIFKAMQDEKKALANENEVVALFVNHGTPEADIRKAYNSFSVQSQARQADARARSYGVQGTPEIVVNGKYRISTADAGSQENMLKVADFLIAKERSNKK, encoded by the coding sequence ATGAAAAGAATTTTAGCCACACTGTTATTGCTGTCCGCACCGCTGTTGTCACTGAGTGCGCAAGCCCAAGCCACGGCAGAAAAATACACTGCTGGCAAAGATTACCAAGTGATCTCGGTACCTGTGCACACGGCCAACCCTGACAAAATCGAAGTCAACGAAGTGTTTTGGTACGGCTGCCCACACTGCTACACCTTTGAAGCAGCACTGGAGCCTTGGGCTAAAAAATTAGCCAGCGATGTGGATTATCAACGCACGCCAGCTATTTGGCGTCCAGCGATGGAAATACATGCTCGTGCTTACTACGCCGCGAAACAATTGGGCAATCTCGATGCCATGCACAGCATTATTTTCAAAGCCATGCAGGATGAGAAAAAAGCGTTAGCCAATGAAAACGAAGTGGTGGCGCTGTTCGTTAATCACGGCACGCCAGAAGCGGATATTCGCAAAGCCTACAACTCGTTCTCTGTGCAATCACAAGCGCGTCAAGCCGATGCCCGTGCACGCAGCTACGGCGTACAAGGCACGCCTGAAATTGTGGTCAACGGCAAATACCGTATTTCTACAGCCGATGCCGGCTCGCAAGAAAACATGCTAAAAGTGGCAGATTTCTTGATCGCCAAAGAACGCAGCAACAAAAAGTAA